From a single Brassica napus cultivar Da-Ae chromosome C9, Da-Ae, whole genome shotgun sequence genomic region:
- the LOC106365751 gene encoding threonylcarbamoyl-AMP synthase gives MNFPTRLAEKLPGILPVPSHSLLRKGAIISELRFFATANHSRRLRLGLQKNKVWSLQRAELSVVTNSCIVHPATEAYAQEAIEAIKSEKVIAVPTDTLYGFACDACSLEAVNRIYEIKGRKLTSPLAICVGDVSDIKRVATTNHLPHGLLDSLLPGPVTLVLQRGESSILEKSLNPGIDTIGVRVPDSEFIREVSRGSGSVLALTSANLSGDRSSVCVNDFENLWQHCAFVYDGGLLPSGRAGSTIVDLSKVGKYKIIRPGSAKEATVAILEMYLLEEEDC, from the exons ATGAACTTCCCCACAAGGCTCGCCGAGAAACTCCCCGGAATCTTACCGGTGCCGTCTCATTCTCTCCTGCGTAAAG GAGCTATCATCTCCGAGTTAAGATTCTTTGCAACTGCTAACCACAGTAGAAGATTGAGATTGGGATTGCAGAAGAATAAGGTTTGGAGTTTGCAGAGAGCAGAACTCTCTGTAGTGACCAATTCATGTATAGTTCATCCCGCAACTGAAGCCTATGCACAAGAAGCTATAGAAGCAATCAAATCCGAGAAAGTTATCGCTGTGCCTACCGATACTCTTTATGGATTCGCCTGTGATGCTTG TTCTTTAGAAGCTGTTAACCGAATCTATGAGATCAAAGGCCGTAAGCTCACAAGCCCGTTAGCCATCTGCGTAGGAGACGTATCAGATATCAAGAGAGTCGCTACAACAAACCACTTACCTCACGGTTTGCTCGACTCGCTCTTGCCCGGTCCAGTCACTCTCGTACTTCAACGAG GTGAGTCAAGTATTCTTGAAAAGTCGTTAAACCCTGGGATAGATACCATTGGAGTACGTGTTCCCGATAGTGAATTCATCAGAGAAGTATCGAGAGGTTCGGGGAGTGTTTTGGCTCTTACGAGTGCTAATCTAAGCGGTGATAGAAGCAGCGTTTGCGTGAATGATTTCGAGAATCTTTGGCAGCACTGTGCTTTTGTCTATGATGGTGGTTTGCTTCCGTCGGGTCGTGCGGGGTCAACGATAGTTGATTTGAGTAAAGTTGGCAAGTATAAGATCATTAGACCTGGAAG CGCTAAGGAAGCAACAGTGGCGATTCTTGAGAtgtatttgcttgaagaagaagactgttAA
- the LOC106365752 gene encoding 4-hydroxy-3-methylbut-2-en-1-yl diphosphate synthase (ferredoxin), chloroplastic isoform X1 encodes MATGVLPAPFSGVNISDSKLGFGKSMNIVRSLRSARRRVSVIRSSNQGSDLAELQPASEGSPLLVPRQKYCESLHKTVRRKTRTVMVGDVALGSEHPIRIQTMTTSDTKDIAATVEEVMRIADKGADIVRITVQGKKEADACFEIKDKLVQLNYNIPLVADIHFAPSVALRVAECFDKIRVNPGNFADRRAQFETIEYTEDEYQKELQHIEQVFTPLVEKCKEYGRAMRIGTNHGSLSDRIMSYYGDSPRGMVESAFEFARICRKLDYHNFVFSMKASNPVIMVQAYRLLVAEMYVHGWDYPLHLGVTEAGEGEDGRMKSAIGIGTLLQDGLGDTIRVSLTEPPEEEIDPCKRLANLGTNAAELQQGVAPFEEKHRHYFDFQRRTGDLPVQKEGEEVDYRNVLHRDGSVLMTVSLDQLKAPELLYRSLATKLVVGMPFKDLATVDSILLRELPPVDDHVARLALKRLIDVSMGVIAPLSEQLTKPLPNAMVLVNLKELSGGAYKLLPEGTRLVVSVRGDEPYEELEVLKNIDATMILHDVPFNEDNVSRVHAARRLFEFLSENSVNFPVIHHINFPTGIHRDELVIHAGTYAGALLVDGLGDGVMLEAPDQDFEFLRNTSFNLLQGCRMRNTKTEYVSCPSCGRTLFDLQEISAEIREKTSHLPGVSIAIMGCIVNGPGEMADADFGYVGGSPGKIDLYVGKTVVKRGIAMSEATDALIGLIKEHGRWVDPPVADE; translated from the exons ATGGCGACTGGGGTATTGCCAGCTCCGTTCTCCGGGGTCAACATCTCGGATTCGAAACTCGGGTTTGGTAAAAGCATGAATATTGTGAGGAGCTTAAGATCTGCTAGGAGAAGAGTTTCAGTGATCCGGAGTTCGAATCAAGGCTCTGATCTAGCCGAGCTTCAACCTGCTTCAGAAGGAAGCCCTCTCCTAG TGCCAAGACAGAAGTACTGCGAGTCATTGCATAAGACGGTGAGAAGGAAGACTCGTACTGTCATGGTTGGAGACGTTGCCCTTGGCAGCGAACATCCCATAAGGATCCAAACCATGACTACATCCGATACAAAGGATATTGCTGCAACCGTTGAAGAG GTTATGAGAATAGCTGATAAAGGAGCTGACATTGTGAGGATCACTGTTCAAGGGAAGAAAGAGGCAGACGCATGCtttgaaatcaaagacaaaCTTGTTCAGCTTAA TTATAACATCCCCCTTGTGGCGGACATTCATTTTGCTCCTTCTGTAGCCTTGCGTGTAGCTGAATGCTTTGACAAGATCCGCGTCAACCCCGGAAACTTTG CGGACAGACGGGCCCAGTTTGAGACGATAGAGTACACAGAAGATGAATACCAGAAAGAACTTCAGCATATCGAGCAG GTCTTCACTCCTTTAGTTGAGAAATGCAAAGAGTATGGGAGGGCAATGCGTATAGGGACAAATCACGGAAGTCTTTCTGACCGCATCATGAGCTATTATGGTGACTCTCCACGAGGAATG GTTGAATCAGCGTTTGAGTTTGCACGGATATGTCGGAAACTAGACTACCACAACTTCGTTTTCTCGATGAAAGCTAGCAACCCGGTGATCATGGTCCAGGCCTACCGTTTGCTCGTGGCGGAGATGTATGTTCATGGATGGGATTATCCTCTGCATTTGGGAGTCACTGAAGCAGGTGAAGGTGAAGACGGACGGATGAAATCTGCTATTGGGATTGGAACGCTTCTTCAG GATGGACTAGGTGACACAATAAGAGTTTCGCTGACTGAGCCACCAGAAGAGGAGATTGATCCGTGTAAGCGATTGGCCAACCTCGGAACAAATGCTGCTGAGCTTCAACAAGGCGTT GCACCGTTTGAAGAGAAGCATAGGCATTACTTTGATTTTCAGCGTAGGACTGGTGATCTACCTGTTCAGAAAGAG GGAGAAGAGGTTGATTACAGAAACGTACTTCACCGTGATGGTTCTGTTCTGATGACGGTTTCTCTAGATCAACTAAAG GCACCTGAACTCCTCTACAGATCGCTTGCTACAAAGCTTGTCGTTGGCATGCCATTCAAG GATCTGGCAACGGTTGATTCCATCTTACTTAGAGAGCTACCACCTGTGGATGATCACGTGGCT CGTTTGGCTCTTAAACGGTTGATCGATGTAAGTATGGGAGTCATAGCACCTTTATCAGAGCAGCTCACAAAGCCATTGCCCAATGCAATGGTTCTTGTCAACCTGAAGGAACTATCTGGTGGTGCTTACAAGCTTCTCCCTGAAG GTACACGCTTGGTTGTCTCTGTACGAGGTGATGAGCCATACGAGGAGCTTGAAGTACTCAAGAACATCGATGCTACGATGATTCTACATGATGTACCCTTCAATGAAGACAATGTTAGCAGAGTACATGCAGCTCGGAg ACTATTCGAGTTCCTATCCGAGAATTCAGTTAATTTTCCCGTCATTCACCACATTAACTTCCCAACAGGGATTCACAG GGACGAGTTGGTGATCCACGCAGGGACATACGCTGGGGCACTTCTAGTGGATGGACTTGGAGATGGTGTAATGCTAGAAGCACCTGATCAAGACTTCGAGTTTCTTAGGAACACTTCTTTCAACTTGTTACAAGGCTGCAGGATGCGTAACACCAAGACG GAATACGTATCGTGCCCGTCTTGTGGAAGAACTCTGTTCGACTTGCAAGAAATCAGCGCTGAGATCAGAGAAAAGACTTCGCATTTGCCTGGCGTTTCg ATTGCAATAATGGGTTGCATTGTGAATGGACCTGGCGAAATGGCTGATGCTGATTTCGGTTATGTAGGCGGTTCTCCCGGGAAAATCGACCTTTACGTTGGAAAG ACGGTGGTCAAGCGTGGGATTGCCATGTCGGAGGCAACTGATGCTCTGATCGGTCTGATCAAAGAACATGGTCGTTGGGTCGACCCACCGGTTGCTGATGAGTAG
- the LOC106365752 gene encoding 4-hydroxy-3-methylbut-2-en-1-yl diphosphate synthase (ferredoxin), chloroplastic isoform X2 has product MVGDVALGSEHPIRIQTMTTSDTKDIAATVEEVMRIADKGADIVRITVQGKKEADACFEIKDKLVQLNYNIPLVADIHFAPSVALRVAECFDKIRVNPGNFADRRAQFETIEYTEDEYQKELQHIEQVFTPLVEKCKEYGRAMRIGTNHGSLSDRIMSYYGDSPRGMVESAFEFARICRKLDYHNFVFSMKASNPVIMVQAYRLLVAEMYVHGWDYPLHLGVTEAGEGEDGRMKSAIGIGTLLQDGLGDTIRVSLTEPPEEEIDPCKRLANLGTNAAELQQGVAPFEEKHRHYFDFQRRTGDLPVQKEGEEVDYRNVLHRDGSVLMTVSLDQLKAPELLYRSLATKLVVGMPFKDLATVDSILLRELPPVDDHVARLALKRLIDVSMGVIAPLSEQLTKPLPNAMVLVNLKELSGGAYKLLPEGTRLVVSVRGDEPYEELEVLKNIDATMILHDVPFNEDNVSRVHAARRLFEFLSENSVNFPVIHHINFPTGIHRDELVIHAGTYAGALLVDGLGDGVMLEAPDQDFEFLRNTSFNLLQGCRMRNTKTEYVSCPSCGRTLFDLQEISAEIREKTSHLPGVSIAIMGCIVNGPGEMADADFGYVGGSPGKIDLYVGKTVVKRGIAMSEATDALIGLIKEHGRWVDPPVADE; this is encoded by the exons ATGGTTGGAGACGTTGCCCTTGGCAGCGAACATCCCATAAGGATCCAAACCATGACTACATCCGATACAAAGGATATTGCTGCAACCGTTGAAGAG GTTATGAGAATAGCTGATAAAGGAGCTGACATTGTGAGGATCACTGTTCAAGGGAAGAAAGAGGCAGACGCATGCtttgaaatcaaagacaaaCTTGTTCAGCTTAA TTATAACATCCCCCTTGTGGCGGACATTCATTTTGCTCCTTCTGTAGCCTTGCGTGTAGCTGAATGCTTTGACAAGATCCGCGTCAACCCCGGAAACTTTG CGGACAGACGGGCCCAGTTTGAGACGATAGAGTACACAGAAGATGAATACCAGAAAGAACTTCAGCATATCGAGCAG GTCTTCACTCCTTTAGTTGAGAAATGCAAAGAGTATGGGAGGGCAATGCGTATAGGGACAAATCACGGAAGTCTTTCTGACCGCATCATGAGCTATTATGGTGACTCTCCACGAGGAATG GTTGAATCAGCGTTTGAGTTTGCACGGATATGTCGGAAACTAGACTACCACAACTTCGTTTTCTCGATGAAAGCTAGCAACCCGGTGATCATGGTCCAGGCCTACCGTTTGCTCGTGGCGGAGATGTATGTTCATGGATGGGATTATCCTCTGCATTTGGGAGTCACTGAAGCAGGTGAAGGTGAAGACGGACGGATGAAATCTGCTATTGGGATTGGAACGCTTCTTCAG GATGGACTAGGTGACACAATAAGAGTTTCGCTGACTGAGCCACCAGAAGAGGAGATTGATCCGTGTAAGCGATTGGCCAACCTCGGAACAAATGCTGCTGAGCTTCAACAAGGCGTT GCACCGTTTGAAGAGAAGCATAGGCATTACTTTGATTTTCAGCGTAGGACTGGTGATCTACCTGTTCAGAAAGAG GGAGAAGAGGTTGATTACAGAAACGTACTTCACCGTGATGGTTCTGTTCTGATGACGGTTTCTCTAGATCAACTAAAG GCACCTGAACTCCTCTACAGATCGCTTGCTACAAAGCTTGTCGTTGGCATGCCATTCAAG GATCTGGCAACGGTTGATTCCATCTTACTTAGAGAGCTACCACCTGTGGATGATCACGTGGCT CGTTTGGCTCTTAAACGGTTGATCGATGTAAGTATGGGAGTCATAGCACCTTTATCAGAGCAGCTCACAAAGCCATTGCCCAATGCAATGGTTCTTGTCAACCTGAAGGAACTATCTGGTGGTGCTTACAAGCTTCTCCCTGAAG GTACACGCTTGGTTGTCTCTGTACGAGGTGATGAGCCATACGAGGAGCTTGAAGTACTCAAGAACATCGATGCTACGATGATTCTACATGATGTACCCTTCAATGAAGACAATGTTAGCAGAGTACATGCAGCTCGGAg ACTATTCGAGTTCCTATCCGAGAATTCAGTTAATTTTCCCGTCATTCACCACATTAACTTCCCAACAGGGATTCACAG GGACGAGTTGGTGATCCACGCAGGGACATACGCTGGGGCACTTCTAGTGGATGGACTTGGAGATGGTGTAATGCTAGAAGCACCTGATCAAGACTTCGAGTTTCTTAGGAACACTTCTTTCAACTTGTTACAAGGCTGCAGGATGCGTAACACCAAGACG GAATACGTATCGTGCCCGTCTTGTGGAAGAACTCTGTTCGACTTGCAAGAAATCAGCGCTGAGATCAGAGAAAAGACTTCGCATTTGCCTGGCGTTTCg ATTGCAATAATGGGTTGCATTGTGAATGGACCTGGCGAAATGGCTGATGCTGATTTCGGTTATGTAGGCGGTTCTCCCGGGAAAATCGACCTTTACGTTGGAAAG ACGGTGGTCAAGCGTGGGATTGCCATGTCGGAGGCAACTGATGCTCTGATCGGTCTGATCAAAGAACATGGTCGTTGGGTCGACCCACCGGTTGCTGATGAGTAG
- the LOC106362570 gene encoding 4-hydroxy-3-methylbut-2-en-1-yl diphosphate synthase (ferredoxin), chloroplastic-like: LETGIHRDELVIHAGTYAGALLVDGLGDGVMLEAPDQDFEFLRNTSFNLLQGCRMRNTKTEYVSCPSCGRTLFDLQEISAEIREKTSHLPGVSIAIMGCIVNGPGEMADADFGYVGGSPGKIDLYVGKTVVKRGIAMSEATDALIGLIKEHDRWVDPPWLMSRFSVSANGKDG; this comes from the exons TTGGAAACAGGGATTCACAG GGACGAGTTGGTGATCCACGCAGGGACATACGCTGGGGCACTTCTAGTGGATGGACTTGGAGATGGTGTAATGCTAGAAGCACCTGATCAAGACTTCGAGTTTCTTAGGAACACTTCTTTCAACTTGTTACAAGGCTGCAGGATGCGTAACACCAAGACG GAATACGTATCGTGCCCGTCTTGTGGAAGAACTCTGTTCGACTTGCAAGAAATCAGCGCTGAGATCAGAGAAAAGACTTCGCATTTGCCTGGCGTTTCG ATTGCAATAATGGGTTGCATTGTGAATGGACCTGGCGAAATGGCTGATGCTGATTTCGGTTATGTAGGCGGTTCTCCCGGGAAAATCGACCTTTACGTTGGAAAG ACGGTGGTGAAGCGTGGGATTGCCATGTCGGAGGCAACTGATGCTCTGATCGGTCTGATCAAAGAACATGATCGTTGGGTCGACCCGCCGTGGCTGATGAGTAGATTCAGTGTTAGTGCCAATGGCAAAGATGGATAA
- the LOC111209667 gene encoding putative defensin-like protein 274 encodes MASSRFQLVALLVIFSLVISAQSQEKDILDGPCRLRGTCKQDSDCDVHCHRSTDPPAMGGHCLLARPSGPVCCCLFD; translated from the exons ATGGCGTCATCAAGATTTCAACTTGTTGCCCTTCTCGTGATCTTCTCGCTCGTTATTTCTGCCCAATCTCAAG aaaaggaTATACTGGACGGACCGTGCCGCTTGAGAGGAACGTGCAAACAGGACAGCGACTGCGACGTTCATTGCCATCGTAGCACCGACCCTCCAGCCATGGGCGGCCACTGCCTCTTGGCTAGACCCTCTGGTCCCGTTTGCTGCTGCCTTTTTGATTAA
- the LOC106363954 gene encoding pumilio homolog 11 → MFEEKKKFMDDFEFLPDELRGRTSYSTDVQGAPPTCASARFRFSGDSAPSSSLTSISNPFVNQPSRKNMNTTAGLCQNLSKMGISDDEERSSFTGSHPPFLENLHGCFRLTLGGSSHRQSLTQSSHGDNSRMLGLLAREDYFPNNHIRGFTENTSRRNRDYYHLFEEQEQNPRRHISLSAVRGVSSKCMKEALSPDLVSVLGIYGSVYLTAKDQLGCRFLQKLMQERSSLDVMVIFRGLINHVIELGMDQFGNFLIQKLILISNEEQRTKILINLTSTPGLLIEISLHNYGTRVVQKLIETVRTKTEINLVKLALKPGLLSLVRDLNGNHVIQSCLKFLSPEDNKFILEGATRFCATIATHKHGCCVLQHCVKYSVGAERENLIAEIARNSLHLAQDPFGNYVVQYIIEQNLGGVNVMFELKGNYVRLATQKFSSHVVEKCLIHYPVSRSQIVRELVSVPNFERLLQDPFANYVIQSALSKAKGYVRASLVDKVRTFGNLKMNPYCKRIFSKSRHLRK, encoded by the exons ATGTTTGAGGAAAAGAAGAAGTTCATGGACGATTTCGAGTTCTTACCTGATGAGTTGAGAGGACGAACTTCGTACAGTACTGACGTTCAGGGAGCTCCTCCGACTTGTGCCTCTGCCAGATTTCGCTTTTCTGGTGATTCTGCACCCTCCTCCTCCTTGACGTCGATTTCAAACCCATTCGTGAACCAACCGTCTCGCAAAAACATGAACACAACAGCTGGTTTGTGTCAGAATCTCAGTAAAATGGGTATCTCCGACGATGAAGAAAGGAGTAGTTTCACCGGATCCCATCCTCCTTTTCTGGAAAATCTTCATGGATGTTTCAGATTGACACTTGGTGGTTCTTCTCATCGTCAAAGTCTAACGCAGAGCTCTCACGGTGACAACAGTCGCATGCTTGGATTGCTTGCTCGGGAAGACTACTTCCCTAACAACCACATACGAGGCTTTACAGAGAACACGTCACGTCGAAACAGAGATTACTACCACCTCTTCGAGGAGCAGGAACAAAACCCACGACGACACATTTCTCTTTCAGCAGTGAGAGGAGTTTCTTCTAAATGCATGAAGGAAGCTTTGTCTCCAGATCTTGTGTCCGTGCTTGGAATCTACGGATCTGTCTACCTAACTGCAAAAGATCAGCTGGGTTGTCGGTTTTTACAGAAACTGATGCAAGAAAGAAGCTCCCTTGATGTTATGGTTATATTCAGAGGATTGATAAATCATGTCATCGAACTTGGAATGGATCAGTTTGGGAATTTTCTCATACAAAAGCTTATCCTAATCTCCAACGAAGAACAGAGAACAAAAATCCTCATCAACCTGACCTCCACACCTGGCTTGCTTATCGAAATCTCCCTCCACAACTATGG GACAAGAGTTGTGCAGAAGCTGATTGAGACAGTGAGAACAAAGACAGAAATCAATCTGGTTAAGTTAGCTCTTAAACCGGGTTTGCTCTCTCTCGTTAGAGATTTAAATGGAAATCATGTTATTCAAAGTTGCTTAAAATTCCTTTCCCCTGAAGATAACAAG TTCATTTTGGAGGGTGCTACCAGGTTCTGTGCCACAATTGCAACTCATAAACATGGATGTTGTGTGCTGCAACACTGTGTTAAATACTCGGTTGGTGCGGAACGTGAGAATCTCATTGCTGAAATAGCCAGAAACTCTCTCCACCTTGCACAAGACCCTTTCGG GAACTATGTGGTGCAATACATAATAGAGCAGAACTTAGGGGGAGTAAATGTAATGTTTGAGTTAAAAGGGAATTATGTGAGGTTGGCTACACAGAAGTTTAGTAGTCATGTGGTGGAGAAATGTCTTATACATTATCCAGTGAGTAGATCCCAGATCGTCCGCGAGCTCGTCTCTGTTCCAAACTTCGAGCGTCTTCTTCAGGACCCCTTTGCTAATTATGTTATCCAGTCCGCTCTATCTAAAGCTAAG GGCTATGTTCGGGCGAGCTTGGTGGATAAAGTACGTACATTTGGAAACCTTAAGATGAATCCATATTGCAAGAGGATATTCTCCAAGAGCCGCCACTTGAGGAAATGA